The following nucleotide sequence is from Austwickia chelonae.
AGGGCTGAGTCGGAAGAACTTCGGTGGGGGAGTTTCGGCGAAGTCGTCCTGTTCGATCCACAGCTCACCGGTGAAGGGAACCTTGCGGGTGCCGTCGGCTTCGTTCTCGGGGTTGTTGGCGACCTCGAACCATTCGACGACAGGCGCGCCTTCGGCGTCGGTGGGCCATCCGTCGATGACCAGTTTGAGTGGGCGGAGCACGGCCATCCGCCGCTGGCTGGCCAGGTTGAGTTCGCGACGGACGAAGGATTCGAGTAGTTCGATGTCATGTCTACTGTTGGTCTTGGTCAACCCGACGTAGGCGCAGAAGTCGCGGATGGACTTGGCCGGGTAGCCGCGTCGACGCATTCCGGCGACCGTGGGCATCCGTGGGTCGTCCCACCCGTCGACCGTTCCGCTGCTCACCAGCTGGAGCATTTTTCGCTTGCTGGTGATCAGGTAGGTGACTGCCAGGCGGGCAAATTCGGTCTGCTGCGGTGCTTCGTACGGGAGCGGGAGCTGCCCGAGGAACCAGTCGTAGAGCGGTCGGTGGCTATCGAACTCCAAGGTGCACAAGGAGTGCGTAACGCCTTCGATGGCATCGGACTGACCGTGTGCCCAGTCATAGGTCGGGTAGAGGCACCAGTCGTCGCCGGTTCGGTGGTGGGGGGCATGTCGGATGCGGTACATGATCGGGTCGCGCATCTGCATGTTCTCGTGTTGCATGTCGATCTTGGCGCGGAGAACACGGGAGCCGTCAGGGTAGTCTCCGTCGCGCATCTTGCGGAATTCGGTGAGATTCTCGGCGACGGGACGGTCACGGTAAGGAGACTCGATTCCAGGGCGACCGAATCCACCACGTTGGGTGGAGATGGTCTCGCCGTCCTGTTCGTCGACGTAGGCCTTGCCCTGTCCGATCAGGTATTCGGCCCATTCGTAGAGTCGGCCGAAGTAATCGGAGGCGAAGAGCACTGGCTCGGGCGGGGGAAAACCGAGCCAGGTGATGTCCTCGATGATCGAGTCGACGTATTCGGTGTCCTCGGTGTCCGGGTTGGTGTCGTCGAAACGAAGGTTGCAGATGCCACCGAACTCCTCGGCGATACCGAAGTCCGCGCAGATGGCTTTGGCGTGTCCGATGTGAAGGTAGCCATTGGGCTCGGGTGGGAACCTGGTCTGGACGCGTCCTGCGAAGATACCTGCGTCGTTGTCGCGGCGGATCTGTTCACGGACGAAATCGCCTGCCGGCGACGTGGCATCAGGCTCGCTCATAACTCTTCACTCTAGTGCCTGTGTGAGGCCGGTTTTGCGGTGGCAGGTGTACTGCGCTGACTGGCGGAATCGTAAGCCTGAGGAGACTTTCTCAGACCGGACTTCTCGATGCCGATGGGATCGAAGGCCCGGCTGTCCAGTGGACCGGACCCTCTTGAGGGGAGAGCAGGGCTGGCGCCGGGCTGATTTGGGTTAAAGGGCACTCGGAGGCTAGAGTGCTTTCTCGGATCGCCTACTCGGTGAGCAGATGCTCTCCTAGTGGGGGGTACCCCATGGGGTATGGTGTAATTGGCAGCACGACTGATTCTGGTTCAGTTAGTCTAGGTTCGAGTCCTGGTACCCCAGCCAGCCGCGTAATACGCGGTGCGGTGTTGGGTGATCTTTCAGATCGTCTGAGACCGATTGGGAAAAACTGCCGATCAAAGGTAAGGTTTCACCCGCTGCTTTAAAAGCAGTAGAAGGCCCCGTTGTGTAGCGGCCTAGCACGCCGCCCTCTCAAGGCGGTAGCGCCGGTTCGAATCCGGTCGGGGCTACAAAAGTCAAGGCGACCCCTTCGTAAGAAGGGGTCGCCTTTCTTGTTGGGCAAGTTGCGATTTACGCTGTGTGCAGCAGCATCGTGGGTCGTCCAGGTGTCTTACGCCGGATCCGGCGCGTGGGTATCTGACTCGACAGGATCTCGATATCTGATGGCTTCGTTGTTCCGGCCACCTGAGACCTGCCGGGGTGAGTGCAACCTAGGTGTGCCGCTGAATATGCGAAGAGCGATGGAAGGACAGGAATCCCCGATGGCGGATCCTCAGATGGACGTGTGTGAGGCCTGGATCAGGGCGAGAGGCCTGCCCCAGGTACTTGCTCGTCGCACGCGCCGCCGGGCCCTGCTGCGTCGGGTTTCGCCTCTGCTTACGATGTTCCTGTCGATGAATTTGTTCTGGCTGGCCACTTTCATCCTGATGAAGGGCGAGTCGGAGGCAGATAATGCTGACAACATCGATGAAGAGATCACCTTGATTTTGGGCTTTATCCTCTTCTTGGGCACCGTATTGCTCTCAGCACTAGCCGCTTTTTTTGTCGGCTGGCTGCTGCGCAAGTTGCCTAATGGGGGAAGTAAAGTCCTTGCAGGGGCGGTGTGTTTGGCCTACCTGATCTTTCCTGCGGTGATGACCGATCAACTGACTGGCAAGGGTCTTTTCATCACCTTTTTTTCGCATGCGTTTATTCTGGTCATTTTGATCTTTTTGGCCTATCTCGGTGTCGGGAATGTGTTGGTCTGGGCGTTGAAACGTTCGGTGAGTCAGCTGACTGCGCTGGGTGCGATGATTGCGCGGGTACTGCCGGTCTTCCTGGTTGCGGTGCTCTTCCTCTTCTTCA
It contains:
- a CDS encoding glutamine--tRNA ligase/YqeY domain fusion protein — encoded protein: MSEPDATSPAGDFVREQIRRDNDAGIFAGRVQTRFPPEPNGYLHIGHAKAICADFGIAEEFGGICNLRFDDTNPDTEDTEYVDSIIEDITWLGFPPPEPVLFASDYFGRLYEWAEYLIGQGKAYVDEQDGETISTQRGGFGRPGIESPYRDRPVAENLTEFRKMRDGDYPDGSRVLRAKIDMQHENMQMRDPIMYRIRHAPHHRTGDDWCLYPTYDWAHGQSDAIEGVTHSLCTLEFDSHRPLYDWFLGQLPLPYEAPQQTEFARLAVTYLITSKRKMLQLVSSGTVDGWDDPRMPTVAGMRRRGYPAKSIRDFCAYVGLTKTNSRHDIELLESFVRRELNLASQRRMAVLRPLKLVIDGWPTDAEGAPVVEWFEVANNPENEADGTRKVPFTGELWIEQDDFAETPPPKFFRLSPGREVRLRGAYLVTCTDVVKDDQGQILEVHASYDPDSRGGTAPDGRKVKSTMHWVSAQHSVETTVSLYDRLFTHPVPGEVTGEVMDDVNPDSKETLLRCQTEPMLADTPLGAVVQFERLGYFAHDPQTPMHFHRTVGLKDEWAAIQKRASRS